A region of Deltaproteobacteria bacterium DNA encodes the following proteins:
- the raiA gene encoding ribosome-associated translation inhibitor RaiA, producing MKVTVTTRHIGNNQDPEKLKDYAIKKSKRIERYLKSDKNSCEVKFVLWSEKFRDTAEISINSKSLKTTSSFETTEMYTAIDSAIDIIIKQLKKETDKKITSKRRTGAKTKEEATQAKIELDPGTGSLTNIRIQKLPKKPMAVEEASLQLKVSDANFVAFRNSANDTMNIVYIDRRGQITLIEP from the coding sequence ATGAAAGTGACTGTGACCACTAGACACATCGGCAATAACCAGGACCCGGAAAAACTCAAAGATTACGCGATAAAAAAATCCAAAAGAATTGAAAGATATCTGAAGTCCGACAAGAATAGCTGCGAGGTTAAGTTTGTACTGTGGTCGGAGAAATTCAGAGACACGGCAGAGATATCGATTAACAGCAAAAGCCTGAAAACCACCAGTTCTTTTGAAACAACCGAAATGTACACCGCTATAGACAGCGCTATAGATATAATAATAAAGCAGCTTAAAAAGGAAACGGACAAAAAGATAACTTCCAAGCGGAGAACCGGCGCCAAAACCAAAGAAGAGGCTACACAGGCGAAAATCGAGCTCGACCCGGGTACGGGCTCGCTGACTAATATCAGAATTCAAAAACTGCCTAAAAAACCTATGGCCGTCGAAGAGGCCTCCCTGCAGCTTAAAGTGTCGGATGCAAATTTCGTTGCCTTTAGAAATAGCGCGAATGACACGATGAACATTGTTTATATCGACAGAAGAGGGCAAATCACCCTGATCGAACCCTAA
- a CDS encoding PTS sugar transporter subunit IIA, which yields MKISDVLERNAVIPNLNAQTKPGVIKELAEKITTVYPNINADRLVEVLMEREKLCSTAVDSGVAIPHAKLSGISEIISCFGRSIAGIDFDSLDLKKTHLFVVLIAPENSVGSHIQLLARISKVFRNPEMRADLMSAVSVDEIYESIILEDAKF from the coding sequence ATGAAAATTTCCGATGTGCTGGAACGCAACGCAGTAATCCCGAACCTCAATGCTCAAACTAAACCCGGCGTAATAAAAGAACTCGCGGAAAAGATTACGACCGTTTATCCGAATATAAACGCTGACAGACTGGTAGAGGTTCTTATGGAGCGAGAGAAGCTCTGCAGCACCGCTGTCGACTCGGGTGTAGCCATTCCACACGCGAAGCTGAGCGGCATTTCTGAAATCATATCATGTTTCGGAAGAAGCATAGCGGGAATTGATTTCGATTCTCTTGATTTAAAGAAGACACATCTGTTTGTAGTCCTTATCGCTCCCGAAAATTCCGTAGGCTCTCATATTCAGCTTCTGGCGAGAATTTCGAAAGTCTTTAGAAATCCCGAGATGCGAGCAGATTTAATGAGCGCCGTATCCGTGGATGAGATATACGAATCAATAATCTTGGAAGATGCGAAATTTTAA
- the hprK gene encoding HPr(Ser) kinase/phosphatase: MRNFKMVNELRVGELFKTWEQELQLKIIAGRKGLSREIKSDRIQKPGLRLLDPDLKLDNGTIQILGKTEISYFVKLKDEEKIKVTTSLSTQDVPCFIVSKELNPDDKFIASCNKRKMPLFTTELYTGKLISLLQEILEERLAPFATAHGALMDIHRLGVLILGKSGIGKSECALDLINRGSKLISDDIVEIRKVGSSNLVGSGPERTKHLMEIRGVGIINIKDLFGTTSVMDKREIDMVIELVHWDPEAEYDRLGLDDSNYKVLGVELPYLVIPVSPGRNTATIIEVAARNQLLKLSGVHSARKFQI, encoded by the coding sequence ATGCGAAATTTTAAGATGGTAAACGAGCTCCGGGTCGGGGAGCTATTCAAGACCTGGGAACAGGAACTCCAGCTAAAGATAATTGCGGGCCGGAAAGGCCTTAGCCGTGAAATTAAGTCCGACAGAATACAAAAACCCGGCCTCAGATTGCTGGATCCGGACTTAAAGCTGGATAACGGGACCATACAAATACTGGGCAAGACCGAAATATCTTACTTCGTGAAACTTAAGGATGAGGAAAAAATAAAGGTTACAACGAGCCTTTCGACTCAGGATGTACCCTGTTTCATCGTATCTAAGGAGCTAAATCCGGACGATAAATTCATCGCCTCCTGCAATAAAAGAAAAATGCCCCTTTTTACCACAGAACTCTACACGGGAAAACTTATCTCACTGCTGCAGGAAATTCTCGAAGAAAGACTGGCCCCGTTCGCTACAGCCCACGGAGCGTTGATGGACATACACCGTCTCGGCGTTCTGATACTCGGGAAGAGCGGCATAGGCAAAAGCGAATGCGCCCTTGACTTAATTAACAGAGGTTCTAAACTCATCTCAGATGACATTGTGGAAATAAGGAAAGTTGGATCATCAAATCTGGTAGGAAGCGGGCCTGAACGAACTAAACACCTGATGGAAATAAGGGGTGTGGGTATAATTAATATAAAAGATTTATTCGGTACAACCTCTGTAATGGATAAGAGAGAAATCGACATGGTGATCGAACTCGTTCATTGGGACCCTGAGGCCGAATATGACAGGCTGGGTCTTGACGACAGCAATTACAAGGTCCTTGGAGTCGAGCTTCCCTATTTAGTAATTCCCGTAAGTCCGGGCAGGAACACAGCCACTATAATAGAAGTTGCGGCCAGAAATCAACTATTGAAGCTGAGCGGCGTTCATTCGGCCCGAAAATTTCAAATTTGA
- the rapZ gene encoding RNase adapter RapZ, translating into MTNLVIISGVSGSGKSTAMNVLEDLGYYCIDNLPLTLLPKFIELCEDSQKDINKVALAIDIREGIFFDRAPEEIKKLKEKGYPIDLIFLDSSDSTLVKRYKETRRKHPLSEDGNILEGISREREMLKELKDLATYNIDTSDFNVHELKELIKNKFDKSTSRNLMVNILSFGYKHGFPYDADMIFDVRFLPNPYFIEELKDLTGHDKRIEEFIIDKEDTREFIEKLTEFLAFLIPKYEKEGKAYLTIAIGCTGGKHRSVVIANKISEYFQHLSPNIRHRDISKS; encoded by the coding sequence ATGACAAATCTGGTTATTATAAGCGGCGTTTCGGGCTCGGGAAAGAGTACTGCTATGAATGTTCTGGAAGACCTGGGTTATTATTGCATCGACAATCTACCGCTTACCCTCCTGCCTAAATTCATAGAACTGTGCGAGGATTCACAAAAAGACATAAATAAAGTCGCGCTCGCGATTGATATTCGTGAGGGAATATTTTTCGACAGGGCGCCTGAAGAAATCAAAAAACTCAAAGAAAAAGGTTACCCTATTGACTTGATATTCCTCGATTCATCCGACAGCACCCTTGTAAAGAGATACAAGGAAACGCGCAGAAAACATCCGCTTTCGGAAGACGGCAACATTCTTGAGGGGATATCCAGGGAAAGAGAAATGCTAAAGGAATTAAAGGACCTCGCGACTTATAATATAGACACTTCAGACTTCAACGTACACGAGTTAAAAGAGCTGATCAAAAATAAATTCGACAAATCAACTTCCCGGAATCTAATGGTCAATATTCTCTCCTTCGGATACAAACATGGATTTCCCTACGATGCAGACATGATATTCGACGTCAGATTTTTACCGAACCCGTATTTCATCGAAGAACTCAAAGACCTGACTGGGCATGATAAGCGAATAGAGGAATTCATTATCGATAAAGAAGATACCCGAGAATTTATCGAAAAACTTACGGAATTCCTTGCGTTTCTCATACCGAAATATGAGAAGGAAGGCAAGGCTTATCTGACGATAGCGATCGGATGCACGGGCGGAAAACACAGATCGGTTGTCATAGCAAACAAGATATCGGAGTACTTTCAGCACCTTTCACCGAATATAAGACACAGGGATATATCAAAGAGTTGA
- a CDS encoding PTS sugar transporter subunit IIA, whose translation MVGIVVVTHGELAKELIAAVNFVLSSSPSVKMEGVCLDPSREFETFKQEIKNAIKKVKGKDGILLVTDMFGGTPSNISLTFLDNNNIEVVSGVNLPMLLKLATLSDKITLSEAVKIAESAGRDNIIVASKLLQDRNS comes from the coding sequence ATGGTAGGTATTGTGGTGGTAACACATGGAGAGTTGGCAAAAGAGCTCATCGCGGCTGTAAACTTCGTACTTTCATCCAGCCCATCGGTAAAAATGGAAGGGGTTTGCCTTGACCCGAGCAGGGAATTCGAAACCTTTAAGCAAGAAATCAAAAATGCGATAAAGAAAGTAAAGGGAAAAGACGGCATACTTCTCGTAACGGATATGTTCGGCGGCACGCCTTCCAATATAAGCCTTACATTCCTGGATAACAATAATATAGAGGTAGTCTCAGGGGTAAACCTGCCGATGCTGCTCAAGCTCGCAACACTTTCAGACAAGATAACCCTGAGCGAAGCCGTTAAAATAGCCGAATCCGCCGGAAGGGATAATATCATCGTCGCCAGTAAACTCCTTCA